One Deinococcus sp. LM3 DNA segment encodes these proteins:
- a CDS encoding ABC transporter permease subunit produces MTGLGLALLLVASRSFERATLPWLVASQTVPVVAIAPMLAVLLGQYGVQGFLPKAIIAAYIAFFPVAVGMSRGLRSADPLHLDLMRTYHASGAQTFRLLRFPASLPHLFTALKVSVTAALVGSIVAEISTISFSGLGKMLAENSRASDTVALWVIMGYGAVLGVTLVALVNVLERWVTPWSRR; encoded by the coding sequence GTGACGGGGCTGGGGCTGGCGCTGCTGCTGGTGGCCAGCCGTTCGTTCGAGCGGGCCACGCTGCCGTGGCTGGTCGCGTCGCAGACCGTGCCGGTCGTGGCGATCGCGCCGATGCTGGCGGTGCTGCTCGGGCAGTACGGCGTGCAGGGCTTCCTGCCCAAGGCGATCATCGCGGCGTACATCGCGTTCTTCCCGGTCGCGGTCGGCATGAGCCGGGGCCTGCGCAGCGCCGATCCCCTCCACCTGGACCTGATGCGCACGTACCACGCCAGCGGCGCGCAGACCTTCCGGCTACTGCGGTTCCCGGCCAGCCTCCCGCACCTGTTCACGGCGCTGAAGGTGTCGGTCACGGCGGCGCTGGTGGGCAGCATCGTCGCGGAGATCAGCACCATCTCGTTCTCCGGGCTGGGCAAGATGCTCGCCGAGAACTCGCGCGCCAGTGACACGGTGGCCCTGTGGGTGATCATGGGATACGGCGCGGTGCTCGGTGTGACGCTGGTCGCCCTGGTGAACGTGCTGGAGAGGTGGGTGACGCCATGGAGCAGACGATGA
- a CDS encoding aminotransferase class III-fold pyridoxal phosphate-dependent enzyme, translating to MPDPHPDTHDIIQANRDHTLFSWSVQTQTNPIHMTGGKGSHFFDGDGNTWLDFSSQLININVGHQHPAVLEAIKAQVDTMCFAGPSFATDVRAQLGQKLREVTGLGKSFFTLGGSEANENAMKIARLYTGRDKIITRYRSYHGATMGSMTASGDPRRWPVEPGVPGIVRAFDPYCYRCPFGKTPDSCGRECVSHIEEIIQMEGPHTIAAIMVEGITGSNGLLVPPDDYYPKLRALCDKYGILLIDDEVMSGFGRTGTWLATQHYGIKPDIVTCAKGLTSGYMPLGAVVVSDAIAEYFETHFLAGGLTYSGHPVSLAAAVANLKVYEDEHLFEHTRDLGEYLGQRLEAMKAKYACVGDVRYKGLFSVLELVRDKATKEPLAPFNGTSPEMGRLAAHLKSRHVYAYSRFNFLWVCPPLVVTREELDEGLAAYEEALALVDQMIGSPVAAD from the coding sequence ATGCCCGACCCGCATCCCGACACGCACGACATCATCCAGGCGAACCGTGACCACACCCTGTTCTCGTGGAGCGTGCAGACCCAGACGAACCCCATCCACATGACCGGCGGCAAGGGCAGCCACTTTTTCGACGGGGACGGCAACACGTGGCTGGACTTTTCCAGCCAGCTGATCAACATCAACGTCGGGCATCAGCATCCGGCGGTGCTGGAGGCCATCAAGGCGCAGGTGGACACCATGTGTTTCGCCGGGCCGAGTTTCGCCACGGATGTCCGCGCGCAGCTGGGGCAGAAACTGCGTGAGGTGACGGGCCTGGGCAAGAGCTTCTTCACGCTGGGCGGCAGCGAGGCGAACGAGAACGCCATGAAGATCGCCCGCCTGTACACCGGCCGCGACAAGATCATCACCCGCTACCGCTCCTACCACGGGGCGACGATGGGCAGCATGACCGCCAGCGGCGACCCCCGGCGCTGGCCGGTCGAGCCCGGCGTGCCCGGCATCGTGCGCGCCTTCGACCCGTACTGCTACCGCTGCCCGTTCGGCAAGACGCCGGACAGTTGCGGGCGCGAGTGCGTGTCGCACATCGAGGAGATCATCCAGATGGAAGGGCCGCACACCATCGCCGCGATCATGGTCGAGGGCATCACCGGCAGCAACGGCCTGCTCGTCCCGCCGGACGACTACTACCCGAAACTGCGCGCCCTGTGTGATAAGTACGGCATCCTGCTGATCGACGACGAGGTCATGAGCGGCTTCGGACGCACCGGAACGTGGCTCGCCACGCAGCACTACGGCATCAAGCCCGACATCGTCACCTGCGCCAAGGGCCTGACCAGCGGGTACATGCCGCTGGGCGCGGTGGTCGTCAGTGACGCCATCGCCGAGTACTTCGAGACGCACTTCCTGGCGGGCGGCCTGACGTACAGCGGGCACCCCGTCTCGCTGGCCGCCGCCGTCGCCAACCTGAAAGTCTACGAGGACGAACATCTCTTCGAGCACACCCGCGACCTCGGCGAGTACCTCGGGCAGCGCCTCGAAGCCATGAAGGCGAAGTACGCCTGCGTGGGCGACGTGCGCTACAAGGGCCTGTTCAGCGTCCTGGAACTCGTGCGGGACAAGGCCACCAAGGAACCGCTGGCGCCCTTCAACGGCACCTCACCCGAGATGGGTCGCCTCGCCGCGCACCTCAAGAGCCGCCACGTGTACGCGTACAGCCGCTTCAACTTCCTGTGGGTCTGCCCGCCCCTCGTCGTCACCCGCGAGGAACTCGACGAGGGCCTCGCCGCCTACGAGGAAGCCCTCGCGCTGGTCGATCAGATGATCGGCTCGCCCGTCGCCGCCGACTGA
- a CDS encoding amidohydrolase family protein, protein MVVTAHCENADLVAELQQKTPRGGKTGPEWHEPSRPESVEAEGTAHFATFVEMTGAHGYVVHLSNARALEAALDARSRGVKLDVEVVIPHLTLDKDVRRAARRGGRQVRHVAPPAREGNQPRLWAALERGEIATVATDHCPFDVAQKHMGDGNFTLIPNGIPAIEDRVNVLYTQGVSRGNLSVERFVDAASTRAAQIFGLYPRKGTVSVGSDADLVIYDPAYRGTISAGTSHMNNDYSGYEGWEIDGRPEVVTVRGQVAVQGGEFVGDPARGQLLRR, encoded by the coding sequence GTGGTGGTCACTGCGCACTGCGAGAACGCGGATCTGGTCGCGGAGTTGCAGCAGAAAACTCCTCGCGGAGGCAAGACTGGACCCGAGTGGCACGAACCCAGCCGTCCGGAGAGCGTGGAGGCCGAGGGCACGGCGCACTTCGCGACGTTCGTGGAGATGACGGGCGCGCACGGGTACGTGGTGCACCTGAGCAACGCCCGCGCGCTGGAGGCGGCGCTGGATGCCCGGTCGCGCGGCGTGAAGCTGGACGTGGAGGTCGTGATTCCGCACCTGACGCTCGACAAAGACGTACGCCGAGCGGCCCGGCGTGGAGGGCGCCAAGTACGTCATGTCGCCCCCCCTGCGCGAGAAGGCAACCAGCCCCGGCTGTGGGCGGCGCTGGAACGCGGCGAGATCGCCACGGTCGCCACCGACCACTGCCCCTTCGACGTGGCGCAGAAGCACATGGGCGACGGGAACTTCACGCTCATCCCGAACGGCATTCCCGCCATCGAGGACCGCGTGAACGTCCTGTACACCCAGGGCGTCAGCCGGGGCAACCTGAGCGTCGAACGCTTCGTGGACGCCGCCAGCACCCGCGCCGCGCAGATCTTCGGCCTGTACCCCCGCAAGGGCACCGTCAGCGTGGGCAGTGACGCCGATCTGGTGATCTACGACCCCGCGTACCGGGGCACCATCAGCGCCGGGACCAGCCACATGAACAACGACTACAGCGGCTACGAGGGCTGGGAAATCGACGGGCGCCCCGAGGTCGTCACGGTACGCGGTCAGGTGGCCGTGCAGGGCGGTGAGTTCGTGGGCGACCCGGCGCGCGGGCAACTGCTGCGGCGGTAG
- a CDS encoding ABC transporter ATP-binding protein, whose translation MLKLVGLEKFERNYPWQLSGGMQQRVSIARALAFDPPLLFMDEPFGALDEITREHLNLELLRLWRETGKTVIFVTHSIPEAVFLSTRVVVMTARPGRIEGIVDIDLPHPRSDDTREDPRFFTHATEIRELLKKGHA comes from the coding sequence ATGCTGAAACTGGTCGGCCTGGAGAAGTTCGAGCGGAACTACCCCTGGCAGCTGTCCGGCGGGATGCAGCAGCGCGTCAGTATTGCCCGCGCGCTGGCGTTCGACCCGCCGCTGCTGTTCATGGACGAACCGTTCGGCGCGCTGGACGAGATCACCCGCGAGCACCTGAACCTGGAACTGCTGCGGCTGTGGCGTGAGACCGGCAAGACCGTGATCTTCGTGACGCACTCCATCCCGGAAGCGGTGTTCCTGAGTACCCGCGTGGTCGTCATGACCGCCCGCCCTGGCCGCATCGAGGGGATCGTGGACATCGACCTGCCGCACCCGCGCAGTGACGACACCCGCGAGGACCCGCGCTTCTTCACGCACGCCACCGAGATCCGCGAACTGCTGAAGAAGGGGCACGCATGA
- a CDS encoding PucR family transcriptional regulator, which yields MTPVRLEDPMLPTLAELLTLPAFAGAEVVSGHAHLTQPVTWVHVSEVADAARFLTGGELLLSTGSLLARMNEGELEGFVASLAQRGAHGLALELVQVFRDVPPALLGASRLHGLPLIVFREEVSFAALTRAAHARILNHGGPALDPSLAPLLDALAETGRSVAFLRAQLGPLLNLPARPRSTLLGTLDALLTTNFNMAETARRLGVRRQTVYYRLEQLRAMLPDLDEPRRQLGLHLALELTRSEAGEALSAAERT from the coding sequence ATGACCCCTGTTCGACTGGAGGATCCGATGTTGCCGACGCTGGCGGAACTGTTGACGCTTCCGGCGTTCGCGGGCGCGGAGGTCGTGAGTGGGCACGCGCACCTGACCCAGCCCGTGACCTGGGTGCATGTCTCAGAGGTGGCGGACGCCGCGCGGTTCCTGACCGGCGGGGAACTGCTCCTCTCGACCGGGTCGCTGCTGGCCCGCATGAACGAGGGTGAACTGGAGGGGTTCGTGGCGTCGCTGGCGCAGCGGGGCGCGCACGGGCTGGCGCTGGAACTCGTGCAGGTGTTCCGCGACGTGCCGCCCGCGTTGCTGGGCGCGTCGCGCCTGCATGGGTTGCCGCTGATCGTGTTCCGCGAGGAGGTGAGTTTCGCGGCCCTGACCCGCGCGGCGCACGCCCGCATCCTGAACCACGGCGGCCCGGCGCTGGACCCGAGCCTCGCGCCCCTACTGGACGCGCTGGCCGAGACGGGGCGCAGCGTGGCGTTCCTGCGTGCGCAGCTGGGGCCGCTGCTGAACCTGCCCGCCCGGCCCCGCTCGACACTGCTGGGCACGCTGGACGCCCTGCTGACCACGAACTTCAACATGGCCGAAACCGCCCGGCGCCTGGGCGTGCGGCGCCAGACGGTGTACTACCGCCTGGAGCAGCTGCGCGCCATGCTGCCCGATCTGGACGAACCCCGGCGGCAGCTGGGCCTGCATCTGGCGCTGGAACTGACGCGCAGCGAGGCGGGCGAGGCGCTCAGCGCCGCCGAGCGGACGTAG
- a CDS encoding amidohydrolase family protein, producing the protein MLVEGETIAQIGENLAVPEGATVIDASGKFVFPGFIDPHVHIHLPFMGTFAKDTHATGSQAALIGGTTTFIEMLAPAGSEDLMDGWRTWTGMAAGNSACDYTFHIGVTRWDDRPRRPCATWWGRA; encoded by the coding sequence GTGCTGGTGGAAGGGGAAACCATCGCCCAGATCGGCGAGAACCTCGCGGTGCCCGAGGGGGCCACCGTGATCGACGCGAGCGGGAAGTTCGTGTTCCCCGGCTTCATCGACCCGCACGTGCACATCCACCTGCCGTTCATGGGCACGTTCGCGAAGGATACGCACGCGACCGGATCGCAGGCGGCGCTGATCGGCGGGACGACGACATTCATCGAGATGCTCGCCCCGGCCGGAAGTGAGGACCTGATGGACGGCTGGCGCACCTGGACGGGCATGGCGGCAGGCAACAGCGCCTGCGACTACACCTTTCATATCGGCGTGACCCGCTGGGACGACCGACCGAGGCGACCCTGCGCGACCTGGTGGGGCAGGGCATGA
- a CDS encoding ABC transporter permease subunit: MPDPPGPGEGTPPDARAWLAGILALLAVGALGVRGAAQGESRAARTLPATLTLILAVLGTEALLRAYAVPAGLIPTPGRVLSALWTARSVLLQDTYTTFVLEALLGFLAGTALGLGLALLVVRFRFLELGLLPYAALFSSIPIVALAPVIVKAVGLDWPSKTVVVAVTVLFPVVVGAVRGLQSAAPLHLDLMHTYAARPEQTFRDVRIPTALPFLFGALKVSSTLALISAIVAEFFGTNGHGLGFRIQIEVGRFGLDVVWAAIVLASIAGMAFFALVSAAEARLLPRRS, from the coding sequence GTGCCTGACCCTCCCGGCCCCGGCGAGGGCACGCCCCCGGACGCGCGGGCGTGGCTGGCGGGCATCCTGGCCCTGCTGGCGGTGGGCGCCCTGGGCGTGCGCGGCGCGGCGCAGGGCGAGTCCCGCGCCGCCCGCACCCTGCCCGCCACGCTCACGCTGATCCTGGCCGTGCTGGGCACCGAGGCCCTGCTGCGCGCCTACGCCGTCCCGGCCGGTCTGATCCCCACGCCGGGGCGCGTGCTGAGCGCGCTGTGGACCGCCCGCAGCGTCCTGCTTCAGGACACCTACACCACCTTCGTGCTGGAGGCGCTGCTGGGGTTCCTGGCCGGCACCGCGCTGGGGCTGGGGCTGGCGCTGCTGGTCGTGCGGTTCCGCTTCCTGGAACTCGGGCTGCTGCCGTACGCGGCGCTGTTCAGTTCGATTCCCATCGTGGCGCTGGCCCCCGTGATCGTGAAAGCAGTTGGCCTGGACTGGCCCAGCAAGACGGTCGTCGTGGCCGTCACGGTCCTGTTCCCGGTCGTGGTGGGCGCCGTGCGCGGCCTGCAGAGCGCCGCGCCGCTGCACCTGGACCTGATGCACACCTACGCCGCCCGCCCGGAGCAGACCTTCCGGGACGTGCGGATTCCCACCGCGCTGCCGTTCCTGTTCGGCGCGCTGAAAGTCTCCAGCACCCTGGCCCTGATCTCCGCCATCGTCGCCGAGTTCTTCGGCACGAACGGGCACGGCCTGGGGTTCCGCATCCAGATCGAGGTGGGCCGCTTCGGACTGGACGTCGTGTGGGCCGCCATCGTGCTCGCCAGTATCGCCGGTATGGCCTTCTTCGCGCTCGTCAGCGCCGCCGAGGCGCGGCTGCTGCCCCGCCGCTCCTGA
- a CDS encoding ATP-binding cassette domain-containing protein — protein sequence MTYTNPSPQASPPLNEPPIVSIRDLQKVFPVPGGQTVALKDANLSIQKGEFISLIGPSGCGKTTLLRLMADLEQPTAGELLIAGRTADEARRERQYGYVFQAPALMEWRTVLKNVLLPLEVMNVPATG from the coding sequence GTGACGTACACCAACCCCAGCCCGCAGGCCAGTCCGCCCCTGAATGAGCCGCCCATCGTGTCCATCCGCGACCTGCAGAAGGTCTTCCCGGTGCCCGGCGGGCAGACGGTCGCCTTGAAGGACGCCAACCTCAGCATCCAGAAGGGAGAGTTCATCAGCCTGATCGGCCCGAGCGGCTGCGGGAAGACCACCCTGCTGCGCCTGATGGCCGACCTGGAACAGCCGACCGCCGGGGAACTGCTGATCGCGGGCCGCACCGCCGACGAGGCCCGCCGTGAGCGGCAGTACGGGTACGTGTTCCAGGCGCCCGCGCTGATGGAGTGGCGCACCGTGCTGAAGAACGTGCTGCTGCCGCTGGAAGTCATGAACGTGCCGGCGACCGGGTAG
- a CDS encoding ABC transporter substrate-binding protein, whose translation MKRSTLILAALLLTTASSASAQKLVPVKVQLKWFPQAQFAGFFVAQAKGYYKAEGLDVQFLPTGDQSPIQTVATGTADFGTTWITDLLTARQQGIPVVHIAQLFQKSGYTLVSLKSAGLKTPADFKGKRVGVWPSGNEYPAVALLKKYGLTTSLDSSVSNPSVQAVTYPFDPSIVFPDKVDLVSAMTYNEVNQIVGLGYPLDKLQIFNASDYGINLLEDLIFTTERTLANKNFKGSGMSGEDIAAKLVRATLKGWNYAVKNQKEAVQTVLINCGNTCKGSGTRASAAGHQTWQMAEVAKLYNAGPTLKGRAGYLDPATYKANVTLLKSLGILKADPSPAAVTYKVWEKATGKK comes from the coding sequence ATGAAACGCAGCACCCTGATCCTGGCCGCCCTGCTCCTGACCACCGCCTCCAGCGCTTCCGCGCAGAAACTCGTGCCCGTCAAGGTGCAGCTCAAGTGGTTCCCGCAGGCGCAGTTCGCCGGGTTCTTCGTCGCGCAGGCCAAGGGCTACTACAAAGCCGAAGGGCTGGACGTGCAGTTCCTCCCGACCGGCGACCAGAGCCCCATCCAGACGGTCGCCACCGGCACCGCCGACTTCGGCACCACCTGGATCACCGACCTGCTGACCGCCCGGCAGCAGGGCATCCCGGTCGTGCACATCGCGCAGCTGTTCCAGAAGAGCGGCTACACCCTCGTGTCCCTGAAATCCGCCGGTCTCAAGACCCCGGCCGACTTCAAGGGTAAGCGCGTGGGCGTGTGGCCCAGCGGGAACGAGTACCCCGCCGTGGCGCTGCTGAAGAAGTACGGCCTGACCACCAGCCTCGACTCTTCCGTCAGCAATCCCAGCGTGCAGGCTGTCACGTACCCCTTCGACCCCAGCATCGTCTTCCCCGACAAGGTCGATCTGGTCAGTGCCATGACCTACAACGAGGTCAACCAGATCGTCGGGCTGGGCTACCCGCTCGACAAACTCCAGATCTTCAACGCCAGCGACTACGGCATCAACCTCCTCGAGGACCTGATCTTCACCACCGAACGGACCCTGGCCAACAAGAACTTCAAGGGCAGCGGCATGAGCGGCGAGGACATCGCGGCGAAACTCGTGCGCGCCACCCTGAAAGGCTGGAACTACGCCGTGAAGAACCAGAAGGAAGCCGTGCAGACCGTCCTGATCAACTGCGGCAACACCTGCAAGGGGTCGGGCACCCGCGCCAGCGCCGCCGGCCACCAGACCTGGCAGATGGCCGAAGTCGCCAAGCTGTACAACGCCGGCCCCACCCTGAAGGGCCGCGCCGGGTACCTCGACCCCGCCACGTATAAGGCCAACGTCACGCTGCTGAAAAGCCTCGGCATCCTCAAGGCTGACCCCAGCCCCGCCGCCGTCACGTACAAAGTGTGGGAAAAAGCCACCGGGAAGAAGTAG
- a CDS encoding hydantoinase/carbamoylase family amidase — translation MLDPQRTIDDLKALRELTGDEHGAQRVAFTDTWVAARAFLKERLDALPVTQHMDAAGNWWATLPGESERALLIGGHLDSVPNGGWLDGCLNVLAGLEVLRRVNEQYAGRPPVTLKLVDWADEEGARFGRSLYGSSAAGGQLDVTEMRKLKDRDGVSLEDALQRVGITLADAPDARAELKDAAAYLELHIEQGPVLEHMDLPLGAVLGTVGVERHTITFHGQAAHSGSTPMNVRRDAFLAAGRFGQAIYDIAARHGGVCTVGSVKTLPGIVTSVVETCEITLDQRHLDAGKLAAMWQDAQDAATQFAQEAGCTVTFGYLWNIEPIPFHPMLIDAAEASILTVTPTTHRLPSGPLHDAAEVARAGVPTVMLFVQSLRGISHNRIEDTREDHIALSVQALDELTTRTMDWIARNT, via the coding sequence ATGCTTGATCCACAACGAACCATCGACGACCTGAAAGCCCTGCGAGAATTGACCGGGGACGAGCACGGCGCGCAGCGGGTGGCGTTCACGGACACCTGGGTCGCCGCCCGCGCGTTCCTGAAGGAGCGGCTGGACGCTCTGCCGGTCACGCAGCACATGGACGCCGCCGGGAACTGGTGGGCGACCCTGCCCGGCGAGAGCGAGCGCGCCCTGCTGATCGGCGGGCACCTCGACTCCGTCCCGAATGGCGGGTGGCTGGACGGCTGCCTGAACGTCCTGGCGGGCCTGGAAGTCCTGCGCCGCGTGAACGAACAGTACGCCGGGCGCCCACCGGTCACGCTGAAACTCGTGGACTGGGCCGACGAGGAAGGCGCGCGCTTCGGCCGCAGCCTGTACGGGTCCAGTGCCGCCGGGGGCCAGCTCGACGTGACCGAGATGCGCAAACTGAAAGACCGTGACGGCGTGAGCCTCGAAGACGCCCTGCAACGCGTCGGCATCACCCTCGCGGACGCCCCGGATGCCCGCGCGGAACTGAAGGACGCCGCCGCGTACCTCGAACTGCACATCGAACAGGGCCCCGTCCTCGAACACATGGATCTGCCGCTCGGCGCGGTCCTCGGCACGGTCGGCGTCGAGCGGCACACCATTACCTTCCACGGGCAGGCCGCGCACAGCGGCAGCACGCCCATGAACGTCCGCCGCGACGCTTTCCTCGCCGCTGGACGCTTCGGGCAGGCCATCTATGACATCGCCGCGCGGCACGGGGGCGTGTGCACGGTCGGCAGCGTGAAGACCCTGCCCGGCATCGTCACCAGCGTCGTCGAAACCTGCGAAATCACCCTCGACCAGCGGCACCTCGACGCGGGCAAACTGGCCGCCATGTGGCAGGACGCGCAGGACGCCGCCACGCAATTCGCGCAGGAGGCGGGCTGCACCGTCACCTTCGGGTACCTCTGGAACATCGAACCCATCCCCTTCCACCCCATGCTCATCGACGCCGCCGAGGCCAGCATCCTCACCGTCACGCCCACCACGCACCGCCTCCCCAGCGGGCCGCTCCACGACGCCGCCGAGGTCGCCCGCGCGGGCGTCCCCACCGTCATGCTGTTCGTGCAGTCCCTGCGCGGCATCAGCCACAACAGGATCGAGGACACCCGCGAGGACCACATCGCCCTGAGCGTGCAGGCCCTGGATGAACTCACCACCCGCACGATGGACTGGATTGCCCGGAACACCTGA
- a CDS encoding CoA-acylating methylmalonate-semialdehyde dehydrogenase: MTDTMTKPAPINHWLGGKLTPGTSGRSAKVFNPATGEVQGFVDLASTQEIDAAVQAATAAARAWRSVPLSRRAEIMFRFRALLDAGRDDLARILTREHGKVHADALGEIARGIENVDFACGIPNLLKGGYSEGASTGVDVYSIQQPLGVVAGITPFNFPAMVPLWMIANALACGNAFILKPSEKDPSASLFIAELLQKAGLPDGVFTVIHGDKEAVDALLEHPDVAAVSFVGSTPIARYIYRKGTEHGKRVQALGGAKNHMLVLPDADVNMAADAAVSAAYGSAGERCMAISVVLAVGDVGDELVDAIASRLPALKVGPGSDAANEMGPLISREHRDRVAGYIGSAADQGATVVVDGRAQTFDGNGFFLGVSLLDHVTPDMDAYRDEIFGPVLCVVRVPSYEAGLKLINDNEFGNGTAIFTRDGGAARQFQFDCQVGMVGINVPIPVPVAYYSFGGWKASLFGDTHMYGPDGIKFYTRTKVITSRWPDPAGSRVDLGFPQNR; this comes from the coding sequence ATGACTGACACGATGACCAAGCCCGCCCCTATCAACCACTGGCTGGGAGGCAAGTTGACGCCCGGCACGTCGGGCCGCAGCGCGAAGGTGTTCAACCCGGCGACCGGGGAGGTGCAGGGTTTCGTGGACCTCGCCAGTACCCAGGAGATCGACGCGGCCGTTCAGGCGGCCACGGCTGCCGCGCGGGCGTGGCGGAGCGTGCCGCTGAGCAGGCGCGCGGAGATCATGTTCCGCTTCCGGGCGCTGCTTGACGCGGGCCGCGACGATCTGGCCCGCATCCTGACGCGTGAGCACGGGAAGGTGCACGCGGACGCGCTGGGTGAGATCGCGCGCGGCATCGAGAACGTGGATTTCGCGTGCGGGATTCCCAACCTGCTCAAGGGCGGGTATTCCGAGGGAGCGAGTACCGGCGTGGACGTGTACTCCATCCAGCAGCCGCTGGGCGTGGTGGCGGGCATCACGCCGTTCAACTTCCCGGCGATGGTGCCGCTGTGGATGATCGCGAACGCGCTGGCCTGCGGGAACGCCTTCATCCTGAAACCCAGCGAGAAGGACCCCAGCGCCAGCCTGTTCATCGCGGAGTTGTTGCAGAAGGCCGGGCTGCCGGACGGTGTGTTCACGGTGATTCACGGGGACAAGGAGGCGGTGGACGCGCTGCTGGAGCACCCGGACGTGGCGGCGGTCAGTTTCGTGGGGAGCACGCCCATTGCGCGGTACATCTACCGCAAGGGCACCGAGCACGGCAAGCGCGTGCAGGCGCTGGGTGGCGCGAAGAACCACATGCTGGTCCTGCCCGACGCGGACGTGAACATGGCCGCCGACGCCGCCGTGAGCGCCGCCTACGGGTCCGCCGGGGAGCGCTGCATGGCGATCAGCGTGGTCCTGGCCGTCGGGGACGTGGGGGATGAACTGGTGGACGCCATCGCCTCACGCCTCCCGGCCCTGAAGGTCGGCCCCGGCAGTGACGCCGCGAACGAGATGGGGCCGCTGATCTCCCGCGAGCACCGCGACCGCGTGGCCGGGTACATCGGCAGCGCCGCCGATCAGGGCGCGACGGTCGTGGTGGACGGCCGGGCGCAGACGTTCGACGGGAACGGGTTCTTCCTGGGCGTGTCGCTGCTCGATCACGTCACGCCGGACATGGACGCCTACCGCGACGAGATCTTCGGGCCGGTCCTGTGCGTCGTGCGGGTGCCCAGCTACGAGGCGGGCCTGAAACTCATCAACGACAACGAGTTCGGGAACGGCACCGCCATCTTCACCCGCGACGGCGGCGCCGCCCGGCAGTTCCAGTTCGACTGTCAGGTCGGCATGGTGGGGATCAACGTGCCGATTCCCGTCCCGGTCGCGTACTACTCCTTCGGCGGCTGGAAGGCCAGCCTGTTCGGGGACACGCACATGTACGGCCCGGACGGCATCAAGTTCTACACGCGTACCAAGGTCATCACGTCCCGCTGGCCCGACCCGGCGGGCAGCCGCGTGGACCTGGGCTTCCCGCAGAACCGCTGA